GCACTCTCTCCATCAGGCTTGCCAATGCCATACCTCCGGTGGGAATTACTTTTCTGCTAGCTGGGTCTCCATGACCGAGCCCAGGACGCCGTTCACGAACCTGGGAGAGCTTTCGGACCCAAATACCTTGGCCACTTCGACGGCCTCGTTGATGGCCACCTTGGGTGGTGTCTCGTCGAGCATCGCCATTTCGTAGATCGCCATTCTCAGCAGGTTCCGGTCGGTGACCGCCATCTGAGAGATCGGCCAGCTTGGGGCGAACTCGGTGATTATCTTATCTATTCGCTGGATGTTTTCAAGGACGCCCGTAGTAAGGACGACGAGAAAGTCGGTGGCCGACTTCGATAGCTTGTGGGAGTTCGTCACGTGATCCAGCACGTCGTCGAGGCTGTGGTCGACCACGTCAATCTCGCAAAGCGTCTGGAACGCGGCGACGCGCGTCCTGCGCCTTGTACTGGCTGCGCCACCT
This Dehalococcoidia bacterium DNA region includes the following protein-coding sequences:
- the nusB gene encoding transcription antitermination factor NusB — its product is MQATARKSASRTQTGGAASTRRRTRVAAFQTLCEIDVVDHSLDDVLDHVTNSHKLSKSATDFLVVLTTGVLENIQRIDKIITEFAPSWPISQMAVTDRNLLRMAIYEMAMLDETPPKVAINEAVEVAKVFGSESSPRFVNGVLGSVMETQLAEK